Proteins encoded within one genomic window of Oscillatoria salina IIICB1:
- a CDS encoding response regulator gives MKPTNKYPILLVEDDSNDVLLIQRACRRATIANPVIVVEDGDEAVSYLSGEGKYADRETYPLPVIMLLDLKLPRRSGLEVLTWLRNQPRVKRLPVVVLTSSRENQDVDRAYDIGVNSYLIKPVAFEDLMELIANLNIYWLLLNEHPSLETA, from the coding sequence ATGAAACCAACAAATAAATATCCTATTTTATTAGTAGAAGATGATTCCAATGATGTTCTCTTGATTCAAAGAGCTTGCCGTCGTGCAACAATTGCTAATCCGGTGATTGTGGTAGAAGATGGAGATGAAGCTGTAAGTTATCTTAGTGGTGAAGGAAAATATGCTGACCGAGAAACTTATCCTTTGCCTGTAATTATGTTATTAGATTTGAAATTACCTCGGCGATCGGGTTTGGAAGTATTAACTTGGTTGAGAAATCAGCCAAGAGTCAAACGTTTGCCGGTAGTAGTTTTAACTTCTTCTCGCGAAAATCAAGATGTTGACCGAGCTTACGATATTGGCGTAAATTCTTATTTAATTAAACCAGTGGCTTTTGAGGATTTAATGGAATTAATCGCAAATCTCAATATTTATTGGTTATTACTTAACGAGCATCCTTCTCTAGAAACAGCTTAA
- a CDS encoding sensor histidine kinase, whose product MLRILLVDDNPDDRLLCVRELKREFAQLEIEQIIDPQGLEAAITADKYDLVVTDYQLRWSNGLKVLQAVKKRDRFRPVVMFTNTGTQEIAVEAMKAGLDDYVVKSPKHFVRLPVTVRSVWRSSQLKRRTAELELRFQSLLNNLDVGVFRTNLAGELLEANAAFLQIIGVDSLSEAQQLDLSQLYRTEIASKQQRELELQQPEGKKIWLRVKQIKIEIDGKSFLDGIVEDISDRRQAELAIRELNQTLEQRVSDRTNKLKEVNEELQAFAYSVSHDLQEPLRAIQGFSSIFLQDYAQQLDSEGQNYARRLRNAAQRLTEMVQDLLDYTRITRNKFPVEPVDLSSVVEQVLNNLEVSLQERKAEIIVESPLPVVLANEAILIQVLANILTNAIKFVNKNNLPKVRIRTDTRGEMVRIWVEDNGIGIEADKQQQIFRVFERLHGVESYPGTGIGLAIARKGIERLGGKIGVESRVNQGSKFWLELTKIENCA is encoded by the coding sequence GTGTTGCGAATTTTGCTCGTAGACGACAACCCTGACGATCGCTTGTTATGTGTCCGTGAATTAAAACGGGAATTTGCTCAGTTGGAGATCGAGCAAATTATCGATCCCCAAGGTCTAGAAGCGGCAATAACCGCAGATAAATATGATTTAGTAGTTACTGACTATCAACTTCGTTGGAGTAATGGGTTAAAAGTTTTGCAAGCGGTGAAAAAGCGCGATCGCTTTCGTCCTGTGGTAATGTTTACCAATACTGGAACTCAAGAAATTGCCGTGGAAGCGATGAAAGCAGGACTTGATGATTATGTGGTTAAGTCACCAAAGCATTTTGTCCGTTTACCCGTGACGGTGCGTTCGGTTTGGCGAAGTTCTCAATTGAAGCGAAGAACTGCTGAATTGGAGTTGCGTTTTCAATCTTTGTTGAATAATCTCGATGTTGGGGTATTTCGCACTAATTTAGCTGGTGAGTTGTTGGAAGCTAATGCGGCTTTTTTGCAAATTATCGGCGTTGATTCTTTGTCTGAAGCGCAACAGTTGGATTTATCCCAGTTATATCGAACGGAAATAGCTAGTAAACAGCAGCGAGAATTAGAGTTACAGCAGCCAGAGGGGAAGAAGATTTGGTTGAGGGTAAAACAAATTAAGATCGAAATTGATGGTAAAAGTTTTCTTGATGGTATCGTCGAAGATATTAGCGATCGCCGACAAGCAGAACTAGCCATTCGCGAACTTAACCAAACTCTCGAACAACGCGTAAGCGATCGCACTAACAAACTCAAAGAAGTTAACGAAGAATTACAAGCTTTTGCTTATTCAGTTTCTCACGATCTCCAAGAACCTTTGCGAGCAATTCAAGGATTTTCCAGCATCTTTTTACAAGATTACGCTCAACAACTAGATTCTGAAGGTCAAAATTATGCTCGTCGTTTGCGTAACGCTGCCCAACGTCTCACTGAAATGGTGCAAGACCTTCTCGACTATACTCGCATAACTCGTAACAAATTTCCAGTTGAACCTGTAGATTTGTCCTCAGTGGTTGAGCAAGTGTTAAACAATCTTGAAGTTTCGCTGCAAGAACGAAAAGCAGAAATTATCGTCGAGTCACCTTTACCCGTCGTACTCGCTAATGAGGCAATTTTGATTCAAGTTCTCGCCAATATCTTGACAAATGCCATAAAATTTGTTAACAAAAACAATTTGCCAAAAGTTAGAATCCGTACAGACACCAGAGGCGAAATGGTGAGAATTTGGGTAGAAGACAATGGCATTGGGATTGAAGCGGACAAACAACAGCAAATTTTTCGCGTTTTTGAGCGATTACACGGAGTGGAGAGCTATCCAGGAACCGGAATCGGTTTGGCGATCGCTCGTAAAGGAATCGAACGACTTGGCGGAAAAATAGGTGTAGAATCAAGAGTGAATCAAGGCAGTAAGTTTTGGCTAGAATTAACAAAAATAGAAAATTGTGCATAA
- a CDS encoding ATP-binding response regulator → MLRILVIDDSSDDRILIIRELKREFSEVEFEQIIDRQEFVCVLATGDFDLVVTDYQLRWSNGIKILEEIKNNYPNCPVVMFTNSGNEEIAVTAMKAGLDDYVTKSPKHYLRLAKAVSSVWQRTQAQRQVSLLQTELDSLLNDLSVGVFRTTLDGKIVSGNAAFLRLLGVKELDEAQKLLATQPKELQKFFFLEKEANRQLAIDNVRENQEIKLLRADKQEIWVDLSHQVRTYNGERVIDGLMEDISTRKQIEAERLRLLESEQKARTEAEKLNRLKDEFLANLSHELRTPMNSILGWSQLLRSGNVSREKMTRALQVIERNAKTQVQLIEDLLDVSRIIRGKMQLSVQPINLSETVETALDTVRPAAEAKQISLEIESQPELAVVNGDSDRLQQVFWNLLVNAIKYTPCQGSIRVKIHSNNNQVQVQVTDTGKGISPEFLPYVFDRFRQVDSSSTRLHSGLGLGLAIVRHLVELHGGTAFADSKGEGQGATFTIELPLLCENQPAQSKQKQLDCGGTF, encoded by the coding sequence ATGTTACGCATTCTCGTAATTGACGATAGTTCCGACGACCGTATCTTGATTATCCGCGAACTCAAACGTGAGTTTAGCGAAGTAGAATTTGAGCAAATAATTGACCGCCAAGAATTCGTTTGCGTACTTGCTACAGGTGATTTTGATTTAGTAGTTACAGACTATCAATTACGCTGGAGTAATGGCATAAAAATTCTTGAAGAAATCAAAAATAACTACCCCAACTGTCCGGTAGTAATGTTTACCAATAGCGGGAATGAAGAAATCGCAGTAACGGCGATGAAAGCAGGTTTAGATGACTATGTAACTAAATCTCCTAAACATTATTTGCGTCTTGCTAAAGCAGTTAGTTCGGTTTGGCAACGTACCCAAGCCCAGCGACAAGTTTCCCTTTTACAAACAGAACTAGATTCGTTGCTGAATGACTTAAGCGTCGGTGTATTTCGCACTACTTTAGATGGGAAAATTGTTTCGGGAAATGCCGCATTTTTGCGTTTATTAGGCGTTAAGGAACTTGACGAAGCACAAAAATTACTTGCAACTCAACCAAAGGAATTACAGAAGTTCTTCTTTCTCGAAAAAGAAGCAAATCGCCAATTAGCGATCGATAATGTTAGAGAAAATCAAGAAATTAAATTGCTTCGCGCGGACAAACAAGAAATTTGGGTAGATTTAAGTCATCAAGTTCGCACCTACAACGGAGAAAGAGTTATCGACGGACTGATGGAAGATATTAGCACGCGCAAACAAATCGAAGCCGAACGCCTGCGGTTACTCGAAAGCGAACAGAAAGCTAGAACAGAAGCCGAAAAACTCAATCGACTCAAAGATGAATTTTTGGCAAATTTATCTCACGAGTTGCGAACGCCAATGAATAGTATTCTTGGTTGGTCGCAGCTTTTGCGATCTGGTAATGTGAGTCGAGAAAAAATGACTCGTGCCTTACAAGTTATCGAACGCAATGCCAAAACACAAGTGCAACTAATTGAAGATTTATTGGATGTTTCGCGGATTATTCGCGGCAAAATGCAGCTATCTGTGCAACCAATAAATTTATCTGAGACGGTGGAAACAGCTTTAGATACGGTGCGTCCAGCCGCAGAAGCTAAACAAATTAGCTTAGAAATAGAATCTCAGCCAGAACTAGCAGTTGTCAATGGAGACAGCGATCGCCTCCAACAAGTTTTCTGGAATTTGCTAGTCAACGCAATTAAATATACACCTTGTCAAGGTTCAATCAGGGTCAAAATCCACAGCAATAACAACCAAGTGCAAGTTCAAGTCACGGATACTGGTAAAGGTATCTCCCCAGAATTTTTACCTTATGTCTTCGATCGCTTTCGTCAAGTAGATAGTAGCAGTACCCGCCTTCACAGTGGACTCGGACTGGGATTAGCGATCGTTCGTCATCTCGTCGAATTACACGGTGGAACAGCTTTCGCCGACAGCAAAGGTGAAGGACAGGGAGCAACTTTTACGATCGAACTGCCACTTCTGTGCGAAAATCAGCCCGCTCAATCAAAGCAAAAACAACTTGACTGCGGAGGAACTTTTTAA
- a CDS encoding ROK family protein: MNQDKPQVMGIDLGGTAIKIGRFLRDGTCLESWQISTPQPSSPGLVVESISQVVNKVKKNHKIVALGIGTPGPTDVTGKIVRVAINLADWQDVPLADLLTSKTGLPTIIANDANCAGLGEAWLGAGKEFNHLILLTLGTGVGGAIILDGKLYTGPQGGAGELGLITLNPEGPVCNSGNNGSLEQYLSIAAIRRATGKEPLELGKLAQAGDLEALEFWQSYGKILGVGLASLIYVLTPEAVIIGGGVSASAEFFLPTTLQEIERRVLAISRVGLQLLKAELGNNAGMVGAAKLAWQLVES, from the coding sequence ATGAATCAAGATAAACCTCAAGTTATGGGGATCGATTTGGGCGGGACGGCAATTAAAATAGGGCGTTTTCTTCGAGATGGAACCTGTTTAGAGTCTTGGCAAATTTCTACACCTCAACCTTCATCTCCAGGATTAGTTGTTGAATCTATTTCACAAGTTGTTAATAAAGTCAAGAAAAATCACAAAATTGTTGCTCTTGGTATTGGTACTCCTGGACCTACGGATGTGACTGGTAAAATTGTTCGGGTTGCAATTAATTTAGCAGATTGGCAAGATGTTCCTTTGGCTGATTTGTTAACCTCAAAAACTGGATTACCAACGATTATTGCTAATGATGCTAATTGTGCTGGTTTGGGCGAAGCTTGGTTAGGTGCAGGAAAAGAGTTTAATCATTTAATTCTGTTAACTTTGGGGACAGGAGTAGGCGGAGCAATTATTCTTGATGGTAAACTATATACAGGCCCTCAAGGTGGAGCTGGAGAACTAGGTTTAATTACGTTAAATCCTGAAGGACCTGTTTGTAATAGTGGAAATAATGGTTCTTTAGAACAGTATCTTTCCATTGCTGCGATTCGTCGTGCTACGGGTAAAGAACCTTTAGAATTAGGCAAGTTGGCGCAAGCTGGAGATTTAGAAGCTTTAGAATTTTGGCAAAGTTATGGCAAAATTTTGGGCGTTGGTTTAGCTAGTTTGATTTATGTTTTAACTCCAGAAGCAGTTATTATTGGTGGTGGTGTCAGCGCGAGTGCAGAATTTTTCTTGCCGACAACTTTACAAGAAATTGAGCGCCGCGTGTTAGCTATTTCTCGTGTTGGTTTGCAGTTATTAAAGGCAGAATTAGGTAATAATGCTGGTATGGTTGGGGCGGCTAAGTTGGCTTGGCAATTAGTTGAAAGCTGA
- a CDS encoding ABC transporter permease, with product MTTSKFTLPPFLRSSLRSSLSMTLMWVGLVITVCFILIAIFAPLLQNLGLIQDPTASLINPIHEAPSFSHWFGTTRQGYDVFARTLYGTQAALKVVILATTLSLLIGVPLGLVSGYLGGVADRILLFLMDTVYTLPGLLLSVTLAFVVGRGILNAAIALSISYVPQYYRVVRNHTTSVKTELFIEAAKAMGATPRRVLSRYLFLNVIQSVPVLFTLNAADAILILGGLGFLGLGLPEEVPEWGYDLRLALDALPTGIWWTALFPGLAMALMVTGLSLLGEGLSEIFNPRK from the coding sequence ATGACTACGAGTAAGTTTACTTTACCGCCTTTTTTACGTTCTTCGCTGCGTTCGAGTCTCTCGATGACTTTGATGTGGGTGGGATTGGTTATTACAGTTTGTTTCATTCTCATTGCTATTTTTGCGCCTTTGTTGCAAAATTTGGGATTAATTCAAGATCCGACGGCATCTTTAATTAACCCAATTCACGAAGCACCGAGTTTCTCACATTGGTTTGGTACTACTCGACAAGGATACGATGTTTTTGCTCGTACTTTGTATGGTACGCAAGCTGCTTTGAAAGTAGTTATTTTGGCTACTACCCTGTCTTTATTAATTGGTGTACCTTTGGGCTTGGTAAGTGGCTATTTGGGTGGTGTTGCCGATCGCATTTTGCTGTTTCTGATGGATACAGTTTATACTTTGCCTGGATTGCTACTTTCAGTAACCTTAGCTTTTGTGGTAGGAAGGGGAATCTTGAATGCGGCGATCGCACTTTCAATTTCTTACGTTCCTCAATATTATCGTGTTGTCCGCAATCACACTACCAGTGTCAAAACTGAACTTTTTATCGAAGCAGCAAAAGCAATGGGAGCGACACCAAGAAGAGTCCTTTCTCGTTATTTATTTTTAAATGTAATTCAAAGCGTACCTGTTTTATTCACGCTGAATGCTGCTGATGCTATTTTAATCTTAGGTGGTTTGGGTTTTCTCGGCTTAGGATTACCTGAAGAAGTACCTGAATGGGGTTACGATCTCAGATTAGCACTCGATGCTTTACCGACGGGAATTTGGTGGACTGCTTTGTTTCCTGGTTTAGCAATGGCTTTGATGGTGACAGGTTTATCTTTGTTAGGAGAAGGTTTGAGCGAAATTTTTAATCCTCGTAAGTAG
- a CDS encoding tetratricopeptide repeat protein — MSDSTSVRDRYLQLIDDIVDTTLQGKIRSQEQVYRMLVQNITSGTGEIFERCLLERITATKAQLETKIKATRILRALETIQKQWERWLEENQVNLAIATAVEEITQTERDRRFLAFLRVIDPNRSDPLTLTQLEQLAQALQQQSDKDLQHLADGINRGLKSWDKLAANLVSWMYEPRGTALGFSGTSQDSGPWGFWGKLINSPLIQQLFQTLAQRESLIEFASKQTAVETAAWVELTVVLQCLQRGLVQFFDQRIYNSELGANLSISTFLTFAVIWSQLANGLNSPTANTYAQGCFQIMLQILRTFTQREYFPLYGGVFAFFGGENLREALNYLDEPLREVEGTQEKARILTLLGYSQKAQGRLNQAKTFHQEALLIAGSAGDRVCEIANLNHLSRTFIAEKNYNEAVNSSQRALMFSRQYGDSLGQANALANLGYSEVLKAIQNERPETEVYEAAINYLEQGLQAAIRLNDGQSKALCYSSLGIAQLFLAQPSAAIESLSKGLEAAKFSGDLYLQGLNYAYLAEGYKQVNSLKETVTCGCLGMYLLAQINADEWRQPAGLLIILQGQAPEKFKEALQLSRREIIKHIGIDGYDYIPQLLQKYKEEG; from the coding sequence ATGTCTGATTCTACTTCTGTGCGCGATCGCTACTTACAATTAATCGATGATATCGTCGATACTACTCTCCAAGGGAAGATTCGTTCTCAGGAGCAAGTTTATCGAATGCTGGTGCAAAATATTACTAGCGGTACTGGGGAAATTTTTGAACGTTGTTTATTAGAACGGATAACCGCCACTAAAGCGCAATTAGAGACTAAAATAAAAGCAACCCGGATTCTCAGAGCATTAGAAACGATTCAAAAGCAATGGGAACGCTGGTTAGAAGAAAATCAAGTTAATTTAGCGATCGCTACTGCGGTAGAAGAAATTACTCAGACTGAACGCGATCGTCGTTTCCTCGCTTTCTTACGAGTAATTGACCCTAATCGTAGCGACCCTTTAACTTTAACTCAATTAGAACAATTAGCACAAGCTTTACAACAGCAATCGGACAAAGATTTACAACATTTAGCTGATGGTATTAATCGTGGTTTAAAATCTTGGGACAAACTGGCAGCTAATCTTGTAAGCTGGATGTACGAACCAAGAGGAACTGCTTTAGGTTTTAGCGGTACTTCCCAAGATAGCGGACCTTGGGGTTTTTGGGGAAAATTAATTAATAGTCCTTTGATTCAGCAATTATTTCAAACTTTAGCCCAACGAGAATCTTTAATTGAATTTGCAAGCAAACAAACTGCGGTTGAAACTGCTGCTTGGGTAGAATTAACCGTAGTTTTACAATGTTTGCAACGCGGTTTGGTACAATTTTTCGACCAACGGATTTATAACAGTGAATTAGGGGCGAATTTATCCATTTCTACATTTCTTACTTTTGCCGTCATTTGGTCGCAATTAGCTAATGGCTTAAATTCCCCTACAGCTAACACTTATGCTCAAGGTTGCTTTCAAATCATGCTGCAAATTTTGCGAACGTTTACCCAACGGGAATATTTTCCTTTATATGGTGGCGTTTTTGCCTTTTTCGGTGGCGAAAATTTGCGAGAAGCATTGAATTATTTAGACGAACCTTTGCGAGAAGTAGAAGGTACGCAAGAAAAGGCGAGAATTTTAACTTTATTAGGTTATTCGCAAAAAGCCCAAGGTAGGTTAAACCAAGCAAAAACCTTTCACCAAGAAGCTTTGCTAATTGCGGGATCTGCTGGCGATCGCGTCTGCGAAATTGCTAATCTTAATCATCTCAGCCGCACTTTTATCGCCGAAAAAAATTATAATGAAGCGGTTAATTCTAGTCAACGGGCTTTAATGTTTAGCCGTCAGTATGGAGATAGTCTCGGACAAGCAAATGCGCTGGCAAATTTAGGTTATAGTGAAGTATTAAAAGCAATTCAAAATGAACGTCCCGAAACCGAAGTTTACGAAGCCGCGATTAATTATTTAGAACAAGGTTTACAAGCAGCCATCAGATTAAATGACGGACAAAGTAAAGCTTTATGTTATAGTAGTCTCGGAATCGCGCAATTATTTTTAGCACAACCTTCGGCTGCAATCGAATCTTTAAGTAAAGGTTTAGAAGCAGCTAAATTTTCGGGCGATTTGTATTTACAAGGACTTAATTACGCTTACTTAGCAGAAGGATATAAACAAGTCAATAGTTTGAAAGAAACTGTAACTTGTGGTTGTTTAGGAATGTATTTGTTAGCGCAAATTAATGCCGATGAATGGCGACAACCAGCCGGATTATTAATAATTTTGCAAGGACAAGCGCCGGAAAAATTTAAAGAAGCTTTGCAACTTTCGCGCAGAGAAATTATTAAACATATCGGTATCGATGGTTACGATTATATACCGCAACTACTGCAAAAATACAAAGAAGAAGGTTGA
- a CDS encoding Uma2 family endonuclease has protein sequence MIANREFPAMTPQKYLEWEPTQEMRYEYFNGEVVLMTGGTKPHNRIALNLAIALDNQLRGGNCEVYITDIKVVIPTRGNYFYPDVVVTCDLRDRNNNQLINYPTLIIEVLSPSTEVFDRSEKFAQYRTIETLQEYVLIHSQRISVEVFRRNEQNLWVLHPYESGDTVNLASVGLSLPIAEIYRQVDLDFSELSSEN, from the coding sequence ATGATTGCGAATCGAGAATTTCCCGCGATGACTCCCCAAAAGTATTTAGAATGGGAACCTACTCAGGAAATGCGTTACGAATATTTTAACGGGGAAGTTGTCCTGATGACAGGGGGAACCAAACCACATAACAGAATAGCATTAAATTTGGCGATCGCGCTAGATAATCAGCTTCGCGGAGGAAACTGCGAAGTTTACATTACTGACATTAAAGTTGTTATTCCAACCAGGGGTAATTATTTTTATCCTGATGTTGTCGTCACTTGCGATCTCAGAGATCGAAATAACAATCAATTGATTAATTATCCTACTTTAATTATCGAAGTTCTCTCACCTTCTACCGAAGTTTTTGACCGTAGTGAAAAATTTGCTCAATATCGTACCATAGAAACTTTGCAAGAATACGTTTTAATTCATTCTCAACGAATTTCTGTGGAAGTTTTCCGACGGAACGAACAAAATTTATGGGTACTTCATCCTTATGAATCTGGAGATACTGTTAATTTAGCGAGTGTCGGTTTATCTCTACCAATCGCAGAAATTTATCGACAAGTAGATTTAGATTTCTCTGAATTGTCTAGCGAAAATTAA
- a CDS encoding Uma2 family endonuclease has protein sequence MLETSFIAPEIELPPTAAELPSEDNIPMETQRHKMQMDLLIDTTEIWLAPRSDGYTSGNMFVYFSLEQVRNRDFRGPDFFVVLGVPRRERLSWVVWEEGKAPDVVIELLSESTAPFDKDRKKLIYQNQLRVPEYYWFDPFNPDDWAGFHLQNGVYQPILPNERGQLISPTLGLALICWNGNYRGVETTWLRWANLAGELIPTLAEQERLRADRIQEQANNAEQRADRAESQLQQVARNLLQQGMSLNQVAQMTGLSESQIEQLNS, from the coding sequence ATGCTAGAAACTTCCTTTATCGCACCGGAAATAGAATTACCGCCAACTGCGGCAGAACTTCCTTCTGAAGATAATATTCCCATGGAAACACAACGCCATAAAATGCAAATGGACTTGCTAATCGATACCACAGAAATTTGGTTAGCCCCCAGGTCTGATGGCTACACCAGTGGGAATATGTTTGTTTATTTTAGTTTAGAACAAGTACGCAACCGAGACTTTCGCGGTCCAGATTTTTTTGTAGTTTTAGGTGTCCCCAGACGCGAACGTTTAAGTTGGGTAGTTTGGGAAGAAGGAAAAGCGCCTGATGTAGTCATTGAGCTACTTTCAGAAAGTACCGCACCTTTTGATAAAGATAGGAAAAAGCTGATTTATCAAAATCAATTGCGCGTACCGGAATATTATTGGTTTGACCCTTTTAATCCTGATGATTGGGCTGGTTTTCATCTCCAAAATGGAGTTTATCAGCCTATTTTGCCGAACGAACGCGGACAATTAATTAGTCCGACTTTGGGGTTAGCTTTAATTTGTTGGAATGGGAATTACCGAGGAGTTGAAACTACTTGGTTACGATGGGCAAATTTAGCAGGAGAATTGATTCCTACTTTAGCAGAACAAGAACGATTACGCGCAGATCGTATTCAAGAACAAGCAAATAATGCTGAACAACGCGCAGATCGTGCTGAGTCTCAATTACAGCAGGTAGCACGCAATTTATTGCAGCAAGGAATGAGTCTAAATCAAGTAGCTCAAATGACGGGTTTGTCTGAGTCTCAAATTGAACAATTGAACAGTTAA
- a CDS encoding DUF29 family protein, with protein sequence MEELLALKDLLLQGDITNALAIVEELEEMSRDDKINNIRSYGKILLLHLIKQQVEERTTRSWDISIRNSVIEIQEKNKRRQAKGYYLKPEELREALESAYLQALNAASLEVAEGLYEVDELANLVNRKAIIDSAMTLISETQ encoded by the coding sequence ATGGAAGAATTATTAGCATTAAAAGATTTACTACTTCAAGGCGATATTACTAACGCTTTAGCTATTGTTGAAGAACTTGAAGAAATGAGCCGAGATGACAAAATAAATAATATCCGGAGTTATGGAAAGATTCTCTTGCTACATTTAATTAAGCAGCAAGTCGAAGAGAGAACAACTCGATCTTGGGATATCTCAATTCGCAATTCTGTTATTGAAATCCAAGAGAAAAATAAGCGTCGCCAAGCTAAAGGTTATTATCTCAAACCAGAGGAGTTACGCGAAGCTTTGGAGTCAGCTTATTTACAAGCGCTTAATGCAGCTTCTTTAGAGGTTGCAGAAGGACTTTATGAAGTAGATGAATTGGCAAATTTAGTTAATCGAAAAGCAATTATCGATTCTGCAATGACTTTAATCTCTGAGACACAGTAG
- a CDS encoding ThiF family adenylyltransferase, whose protein sequence is MSIFFHEQLYRTPELMSKLENFPVTICGAGALGANLTENLARTGFGKLKVIDRDRIEERNLSTQPYYKSDVGAYKAKILTNSLYRALNVAIDGQAKELTSDNVDQLLKNSTLVVDTFDNSVARKTVKDYCENAQIPGLHVGLASDYAEIIWNDNYRVPSPVNDDVCDYPLARNLVMLAVAIASEVIINFIATGEKNSYTFTLGDFAVKPVNL, encoded by the coding sequence ATGTCTATATTCTTTCACGAACAACTGTATCGCACGCCAGAATTAATGTCCAAGCTGGAAAATTTCCCCGTGACGATTTGCGGTGCGGGTGCTTTGGGTGCTAATCTGACGGAAAATTTAGCGCGTACTGGCTTTGGTAAACTGAAAGTTATCGATCGCGATCGCATTGAAGAACGCAATCTTTCGACTCAGCCTTACTACAAATCTGATGTTGGCGCATATAAGGCGAAAATCTTGACAAATAGCCTTTATCGTGCATTAAATGTAGCGATCGATGGTCAAGCGAAAGAACTAACTTCCGATAACGTTGACCAACTACTCAAAAATAGCACATTAGTCGTCGATACCTTTGATAATAGCGTAGCACGTAAAACAGTCAAAGATTACTGCGAAAACGCGCAAATTCCTGGTCTTCACGTCGGTTTAGCTAGCGACTACGCAGAAATAATCTGGAATGACAATTATCGCGTTCCCTCTCCAGTAAACGACGATGTATGTGACTATCCCTTAGCAAGAAATTTAGTTATGTTAGCAGTTGCGATCGCGTCCGAAGTAATTATTAACTTTATCGCCACTGGAGAAAAGAATTCCTATACTTTTACACTAGGAGATTTCGCCGTCAAACCTGTAAATTTATAA